Sequence from the Meriones unguiculatus strain TT.TT164.6M chromosome 5, Bangor_MerUng_6.1, whole genome shotgun sequence genome:
tgtctggttactatggttgcacggagtttctcagggtcagagcagtccactgtaggaccaccaaggtcagtctgtaagacactggactttgaaaaatagccaagaggctgaattccgctgctcagatgccatttactccaaaaaggctgccacatggacacacttaagttgtttataaaagatagaaaacaaacagctgactggtacccattctgttggatatagtttttacctgttactctcaaaatgttgcattagatttgctgatatgttacttttttgagtttatatatatatatatatatatatttccttttgtgtaccaaaaattcatatgagtttataaaaatcaaaaggtcatgagacctggatctggcatagctcaaatggatatggatcccagatgagtttttccctggtgttgggattcctcacttttcccatttaacagacaaatcttaacttctgtctctagtctgaatttgtctcagcagattttcacctggttgactctgggctgcaagctgaaatctggacttgttggaagctgacatgactgctccctgtctcttcaattggatcaactaaccagactGTTatggactgcctcattgaccagcctttgactggctcctagtaatctttactaaattaaaaaaaacaaaaacttatgaTTAAACAAAAGGCCATAATTTTGACATCAAAGTAAGAAATTCTAGTATCTTGGGCGGGAGCTCTAAAGATCTGGGAAAAATCcttaaattcagttaaaagcaactcccttgggcactcaaaaaaaaaaatgggacccTTATCtactttgcttgtttctttaatgtttaaacccagataattacagactaaggtaactacccatgtactctccccaacttttgaccagcatttcagcctcttttaaactgagatatcaacgatCCAATCATCAGAataaagaaattccagaagacggatcttcagcccattgtcccattctacaggctgaattGTTGagtcaaaagggaaaaaaatttcttaagataaaattttcACTGTGCAGCTGCTTCaggattgaagcagttacaaggagaaggggtaaatgaaagggttagactaactttgtaacctgtatgtcttctaaagcctatagctttgagttttaggttcaggttaagctaaagcctcttagtacctttccagagaatggaaaaatgtgaccctatctgtgaggacagatataaaaatagggcaagcaagcaatgaccttcactcagcaaaaagaaggaccagacccttgtctttgagatagtgtttcttagcaacgaacccagacttcttctgagtagcttttgacctccagccaaaagtccgcagcccctaatcttcaaggatgagctaaccacccccaccttaaattgcagctgcatccacacttggcaggactggccaagctggagcacctaagactaaccaattatcttactttatagcttcctcatccaatcctaaattgcaaaaactacaacttcaaatttcccacaatttttcttttaaaaacttaaaggcctttgtctcccggtgccactctttgctgactggcaagggtgaccccattgcgcaatagttaataaacctcttgcttttgcaacgagtcttggtctgggggagtttctggaagGGGtgcgatcttaaactcctgagctgtgagaccccaggtcttacacgtTCATCCATGTACAAGCTGTGCAGTGGGACAGCTGGATCTCTGAATCTCACTGGCTGTCCAGCCTAGCcattctgtgagttccaggttcagtgccAGTTCTTGTCTCAAGAAGGTGAAGATCGATAAagacattcacacatgcacaacaTCTATACACACAAAGCTAGGCTGGTGGCACATGTTTGTAATCAAAATACTGAAGAAATAGAGTCAAGAAAATCAGGACATCAAAACCAGCCTCACTATatagtgagttcgaggctagccttgCCTATATAAAactctaaaaaacaaaagaaaaaaaaagaaattggaagaCAAAATAAAGAACTCCTATATATCAGTCATTTACACttcctaaatatttatatttctaatattcagGCTTTGGTCCATTACTGAGGGAAGCTGTAATGGTTTGAACAGGAATGGCCCCAAAAACtgctgtgtttgaatgcttggtcaacAGGGAGCGGCACTATTAGAtgttgtggccttgctggaggaggtgtgtcactgggggtgagctttgacacttcaaatgctcaagccaggcctgctGTATCTCTCTTCTTGCTATCTGCTCATCTAGaggcagaactctcagctacctctccagtgccaTGCTCCTTACCATGAggaaacctctgaactgtaagccagcccacattaaatgttttcttttataagagttggcatggtcatggtgtctcttcacagcaatagaacactgactaagccAGAAGCCAACACAGGAATTTggggaacctggagacaggaactgaagcagacatcatggaagaatgctgcttacctTGGCttcttagcctgctttcttatagagcccagaaAACTCTGCCCAGAAATCCTTCCAGCCACAATGGgttgcacactcacacaccaatCAAGAAATTGCTCCAGatacttgcccacaggccagtctgatagagACAATTCCTCAGTttccttctcagatgactctagttgGTGTTAGGTTGACAAAAACTTGACCAGAACACAAATTTCCTTTTTTGTCAATTCTGTGCCATTTTCCCTTGAGCCTTTAAGTTTGATACTGCCAACTGCTATACCAGCAGCTCTTGGGCTTGTCTGTGTGTGAAAGCCATGTGAAGATCTTTTTAAATTCCTTAAAAcacctagagagatggctcatcagttatgatcttttgttgctcttccagaggacccaagttcaattatCAACACCCACAGGGGAGCTCACAACTAGTTCACACCTCTCCTCTGACTGTCTTAGATACAAGACACATGTgctgcacatatgcacatatacacacaggcagaacactcacacacataaaaaataagtctattttttaataatgaaaataaaatatattttattcaggacagctaaggctacacaaagaaactgtctcgaaaaagaaaaaaaaattatgtgaatgaatgttgcctgtatgtatgtctgtctgtgactgtggaggtcaaaagagggcatggaatcccctggaactgaagttacagttaccttgtggatgctggaaaccaatctcaggtcctctggaagagtagtcactgctcttacctgctgagccatcactccagttcCAAAACTAGAGCATGACTGTCAGTGGCTTGTTTTGAGAGGAGGctaatgtagctcaggctaacctaAAACTtaatatgtagctgaggctggttaCATGATCTGATCAGTGAATTTTATCCTcctaagtactggaattacagacagcctCACTAAGTCCTGCCACCTTGTTACATTGTTCAAAAGATGTAacgagggcctggagagatagctggacccattaagagcactggctgctctttcaaaggacaggggttcaattcccagcacctacaaagcAAATCACCACTATCCCAGGGCAATCTGTAGGTGCTAGTTtctaaactctactttatttggggttccttatgcctctacctcccttccaacaccccaccCCAGAAAGAAGGTTAGAATGGAAAgaggatgtagacctctttagacttggTTATGGCTGgtagggttgttgggttctttgGAGGCAATTCCAATCTCAGGTGTCAGGacatccagcagtccagcaacagcaaacagcaaaaggCAGCAGCAGAATGACCAATCAGCCTTCTtcctccatccatctctccaAGCCTTCTCTCCTCAAACCCTCACTCTCTCtgagctctcatatttatactctctcagaattccagctggcaaagatatGCACCTCTGGGAGCATGCAtgaggctgttaccagctggcaaagacgaTGCCCTACAGGAGCCTattatcagctatggacaaactaaagcagtcccatatcccacacctgagattaagacaaaaacatatttagattacataagtgagtttttaaaggaaccaaACTTCTACTACAGgaatccggtgccctcttctcacctctgctGTGCATTTCACACATGtcgtgcacaaacatacatgcaggcaaaacacacacataaaaaatgaatgaatgaatgaatgaatgaatgaattaaatgtttaaaagaagttttttttttaagttgtaaacAAGTCTCCATATGCTTGCTTTCATTTAAggaacttttctttccttttcctggtTTTATTTCTCTgagtgctagtgtgtgtgtgcctatttgTGTATGGGGGGTGAGGTGGAGGGGTGGTGGAggaagtggaggccagaggacaatatGTGTGATTCTTTATGTGTGTCCACCTTTAAAATGTTGCACTTTTGAGTCAACCAACCTGTGCCACGGGAGTTCACAGAGacgaaccaccaaccaaagaacatgcacgCACTGGGCCTAGGCCCCCTTCACATACAtagcagatgtacagcttggtcttcatgtggatccccaaCAACTAGAAGGGGACCTCTCTATGGATTCCCctgactgggctgccttgtctgcctTCAGTGAGAGAGGATGTGCCTGGTtctgcagcaacttaatgtgccagggtgggttggtacccatgggggacctcACCCTTgtctgaggaggagaggggcaAACTAGGGGGAGAAGCATGTGAggggggactgggaagagacgaggggggctgcaatcaggatagAAAgggaacaaatgaatgaatgaattagttttgcttttgtttttgttttgaggcaggtttctctgtgcagccttcactgtcctggaactcactctgtagaccagggtggcctggaactcaaagaggtgcacattcttctgcttcctgagtgctgggattaaaggcaagtaccACTACTGGCCAGCCACACCTAGTACTTTTAGTGTAGGttctggggttcaaactcagcAAAGCAAGCATGTCACTGACTGGGCTATCTTCACATACCCACCCTTTCCccctgttgtgttttgttttaaaacaagttCTCATATAGCcccactggccttgaactcactatgtatggAAAGTCCTTCAAgtactgacttgaagatcagatatttacgacagggctgactggacctaagggtgaccagaactaaccaattattttaaaagttagacacttcatccaatcctaacttgccaagaagtcaaccccaggagattcccgccttgtgtcttttaaaaacctaagctctttgtctcccggtgccactcctagctgaccagcaggggtgaccccattgtacaatggttaaaaagagtctcttgcgtttttgcatcgatggatgattagtttcctgagttctcttcataccttcttatatttaggctcttgctgggcctaacactcCCCCTTTCTTTTCCCGTGTGTCTTCTTCATATTCTTGTTCTGTCTGTCCAGCATCTCCTGAGGGAGCTGttgtgctcttccagagaagGCTTCTGTCGCCCACAGTGCAAACGGACCACAAGCTCTATACAGGCAAGGTCTTCAACCACGGCTGTCACTGGTGTCTTCCTAGTACGCCCTGTACTGATGAAAACCAGCCAACCCTAGAGGAGGAAGCTGACTCTTGAACCAGGTGGAAACTGCGGACGCGTGTTCCAGAAAGGGGCGGAGCTTGTGGGCGTGGCGCGAGGAGAACTAGGCCCCGCTAGGAGGAAGGAAACTAGTATTTCCTGCCTGGTCACGCCTCCTTGTTTATTGGTCTTTGTCTTCACCCAAACACAGCGGAGACTTGTCTGAACTTCCGCTCCCCAAGGCCCAGGGTAGACCCCGCCCCGTGGCGGTGTCGCAGCTGCGCGCGGCTGAGTTCCGTCATGGAGAGCGGAGGGCTGGGCTGCGCGGTCTGCGTGCTGACCGGGGCCTCCCGGGGCTTCGGGCGCGCGCTGGCCCCGCAGCTGGCGCAGCTGCTGGCACCCGGGTCCGTGCTGCTCCTAAGCGCACGCAGCGACTCGGCGCTGCGGcggctggaggaggagctgggcGCGCAGCAGCCCGGCCTGCGAGTGGTGCGGGCCGCAGCCGATCTGGGTACCGAGGCCGGCTTGCGGCAGGTGCTGCGCGCGGTGCGCGAGCTCCCCAAGCCCGAGGGGCTGCAGCGCCTGCTGCTCATCAACAACGCAGGTGAGTCTCCCCACCAGACCTGGGCCGCGAGCTCTCACCTCATCACCGTTTGGGTAGGCGGAGGGCGAGTCCCCAAAAGTGCAGAGTCCAAGCGGAGAGGAAGAACCAGTGTCCCTGGCAGGGTTAGCCCAACCAGGTTGTCTATGGCGCCTTGAGCAGGGCCCACTGGCGGCAGTGTGATTCAAGACCTCAAATCCCTCTGCTTTTCTAAAGAGCACTCTTAGCTTGCATTACGGTGTTCTACAGAACTGGGGCAGGGGTGGGCAAATGGATATGAGGAGGAACCATGGAAGGCTGAAGGAGAAAAGCACCCCAGTTGCTGTGTTATCTTCGATCCTGTTTTTTCAGGCACCCTTGGAGACGTGTCCAAAGGCGTGTTGAACGTGAATGACCCAGCTGAGGTGAACAACTACTGGGCCCTGAACCTGACCTCCATGCTCTGCTTGACCTCGGGCACCCTGAATGCCTTCCCAGATAGCCCAGGCCTGAGCAAGACTGTGGTTAACATCTCATCTCTGTGTGCCCTGCAGCCCTTCAAGGGCTGGGGACTGTACTGCACAGGGAAGGCTGCCCGAGACATGCTGTGCCAGGTCTTGGCTGCTGAGGAACCCAGCGTGAGGGTGCTGAGCTATGCCCCAGGTAGGTGAGAGGTACTGACATTGCTGTTCCTAGACCTAGGCAGTATCTTTCTGGGGGCTGGGAAAAGTGGGGAATCTGGTCTAGAATCTCAGGAAAGAATCCAAAGACTGTATTTCTCCCTCCCAATCATAACTCCTCACTTTGCAAGAAAAATGGAGACCTCAAGAGGTTGGGGCAGTCAGGGGCAGGGGTATTCAACATTAAGAGTTGCCTGATTAGCAGGTGGgacagaacacccatacacataaaaatgaattaaaattttaaaacaaaagactACATTACCTTTATGTATTCAGCTGTCCATCCGTGTGTCCCCAGCACCTAGCATAGCTGCACAGAGGCTGGCCACAATAAATGTTTAAAGACAAGCAAGCAGACATTGTTGAGTGGAGAGCATCCCAGGCTGAGCTATGCTGGGATATATAAGACCGTACTCCAGCTCTTACGAAAATTAAAGGGTATTTGGTCTTCTGGTACTTTGTCTGACCAGCCTTTTAATATGTGACCATCCTGGGGCCTTTCTTCTAAACTTGTGATTTCTGTGGTTAGTAGGCAGCAATGTGTGAGCAGCTCAGTGGTGAGATCCAGTTATCTGTACCCCTGAGATACAGAGGCAAGTGGCCTGTCTCATACCTGAGGGAGGCAGGACCAGTATCCAGATTCGCTTCTAACTTTTTGATCTATGCTGGGTCTTCTCATGTTACCCAGAACCTACACACGTACTCATGATATTTCTTGTTCCAGCATCCAGCTCACCTGCTCTGAGCTCAGCCTAGGCTCATTCAGACAGCAGCGATCACATGTAAACCACAGCCAGGAAATGAGCCAGTTGTGGGTGAGCCCAGAGCTAAGTTAACTCTCTGGAGGCTGCCCAGGCATCATGGAGGAACTGAAGATCCTCATCATGGAGTTTaggaatcccccccccccccccagagcctGAAGACAATCAGAGCCAGtctggttttcattttcatctccAGAAGAATGTTCTAACAGCTTTCAGTGATAGTAAAGCCTGCTTGGAAAGAAAGTAAGCCTCTCCCCAGAGGCGCTCCTCCGGCCCCTGAGTTCTAGGATTTTTCTGCCCTTAAGCAACATTAAAATTTGGCAACTCCATCAGCAGACAGGAGACATTTCCAAAAATGCAAGTAAAAGTGACAAATCTTGTTGGAAAGTGACAGGTCAGCccagaggtggtggcacacacctttaatcccagcacttgggaggcagaagcagtaagatccctgtgagttccaggcctgcctggtctatagagaaGGTTTCAGGACAccaaaggctacagagaaaccctatctcaaaaaaacaaaataaaacaacaacaacaaaaaaaaaaaaaaaaaaaaaaaaaaacagaaagtgaaaAGTCTTCTTCCATGTGTGTTAAATGTGGGTGTTTTGCCCCAATTTGTATGTTCATCACATTCATgcagtgccttcagaggccagaagagggtgtcatatcccctggaactggaaccaCAAATGTTGGTACCAAACCTGCAAGTGTTCTTAGCAGGGAGCCATCTGTctaattccctgcactcagctttttactggggatctgaactcctcATGCTTGTATAACAAGCGCTTCACCAACTGGGCTATGCTGGGGGTATATCCAGGGGGTTTGAGGAGTGGTGTGAGCCCAGCAAAGTGCTGCAGAGGAGGTGTTGAAATATGGACAAAAGCAAGGCTGTGGCATAGACACGCCTGTCAGGGTTTGTAGATGCCAAAGGTCTCATCTGGTCCCTGGGTGGCTGTGGGTGGAGTGGGAAATCTGCAGGGTCTAAGCATCTGTTAATAAAAGTGGGAAAGTCAGGAGGAGGTGTACGTGGACAAAAGATGATGAGTTTGATTTTAACCCATAATTAATAAGACTTGAGCTTTGAACCCCAAACTTGGTAGTGAGTTACGCATGGTGGCTgtcacctgcagtcccagcactggagggcCTGACTCAgctctagcctccacacacagCAGGGACCTGCAGTTTCTGTCCCTCTCTTGTGCTTTTCATCCACTAGGTCCCTTGGACACAGACATGCAGCAGTTGGCTCGGGAAACCTCCATGGACCCAGAGTTACGGAACAGACTGCAGAGGCTGAAGTCGGAGGGGGAGCTGGTGGACTGTGGGACGTCAGCCCAGAAACTGCTGAATTTGCTGCAGAAGGACACCTTCCAGTCTGGAGCCCACGTGGACTTCTATGACAATTAAGCCCCATGTCCTGCCCCAGTGCCCCACACACACCAACCCTGCCTAACACAAGTATAAGCCCTCAGATATAGCCAACAGGTTGTAGCTGGCATTACCAGGCTTCTGTAGGTGCCTGAGAGAGAGTTGATGGGTATTGGAGTTCTCTGTCCCCAGGAAGAAAATTTTAGAACTGGGGGCCGCAAAAATGAAAACACTGGAGAGATGAGGTTGAGTATCTTGTCTTTGGTCAGTCTGTGAGGTGAGGAGGGTGTGGCCTGATGCAGAAAGAGGGTGAGGGCATCACATGTGTGTGTTCCTTGGATGGGGTGTCTTTGTTCTGCTGCCTTTTCCTCTGGTACTCGCTGGTCCTCCCCCGACTCTAGTCCAAATACATAATTGTAAGGCAGATGCAGTAGAGTATGGGTTGCCCTTCATGATGCCTGCTGGCCTCTTCTAGAGAGCCCGGAGTGACACCCTGGATCCCTGGACAGTGTCCCGAAGAACTTTACTGCTTTTATTTCCCAGAATGTTGATAGAGAGCTGCCTACCTTCTTTCATTGAGGCCCACACAGTGGTATGCATAGGTCCAAAGTCATCAAGATGCCTATGCCACTGTCATGCTGCTGTCCATACTGGCCCACCTTTACTGCCATTTTCTTAAGGGTCCTAGAGTTTCTCAGTGAGCATCCATCCTCGGGGCTCAACACACAGCAGACAGCCCTCACCAGGGCTTGCAATTCAACTTCTACCCCTTGCCAACCTGGCAGTGCTCCAAATAGGTCCCAGCTCCTGTGCCAAGCCCCCTTGACACTGTCCCTGTGGTACCAGCTCAGAACCAACATGCGTTTGGGGAAGATGAGTAAGGATCCAAGAAAGATGTGCTGCGAGATCCAATCCTGTACAGGCCACAGTCATGGATTGGAAGCTCCACAGTAGGACTTGGTCTGCAGCCAACCTCTAGGCCCACCTTTAACAAGGAGCACCCAATTCCTAAGCATTCAGGAAAACAACTCCCCAACTTAGTCCTGCATCTGTTTGTGTTAAAAGAACCTGCTGAGCCTCCTCGTTCCCAGCAGAGGGCACACTGGGGCTGTGTATCGTGGAAAGGTGGGGCCTGTCCTTCCGGAAGGGTATGCCACAATTGTCAGGGTCCTGCAGGATTCCCCAAGGTGAGAGAGGTTAGGAAACTTCTATCACCTTTCCCGGTGGAGTCTTTACCTTCTCTGGAATGGGAATGGCTGGGTTCAGACTCCTGCTTTGCTGCTTTCTAGCTGGTAACCCACAGCAAGTTGCTCTGTGTCTCTATATATTACAGTGCCCTTAAATGACTCATCGCACCCATGCCAGCGGGTCATCGTGAGTGCTGGGTAAACTAGTGTTTGTAAGTGTTTGGCACTAAATACCCCACGATTGATGAAgcctttgctttcatttttgaCAAAGTCTTGTAGCtgagtctggcctcaaacttaaaatGACCTCCTGAGGTTCCACCTGGATAGCAGGTTTCAGCCAGGAATGCATAAGGTTCCGTAGTCTAGAACTTTCCATGCTGGTCTTGGCAggtcctcattccctcccagagcTTCTGTTTCTTTAGGAGAAACAAATTCCTGTTTTCTTGCAAACCTCTCTTAGGAAGGCCAGGATCTGTAAGGGATTGGCATTGCCTTCTTCAAGAAAGCGGGTCAGCCTAGTGTGCCCTTCTGCCCTGGAGGCACATGAGTTCCTCCCAGGCCTCTGgcttttgtgggggagggggatggaggggTAGTGCAGGGAGGGAGCTGAGTAGTCAGCACCAACCCAAACCCTGTTGAGAAATACCACATACTTCCACAAGATGGCATGACTCTCATGTCTCCGGAGTTCAGAGGCTTCAGGGTCTTCTAAGCTCTTTAGATTTGGGGGGAAGGGGACAAATAATTGAGGGAGGTCAGAGAGTGAGAGAGTCTCTCTCTTTGGCAGGCCTCAAGGCCACCCTAGTGACTTGCAACCATCTCTGCCCACAGGGCATCAATTCCAGCCCTGGATTCAGTGTAATCCCTTGGCACTGGGACTTTTCTGCCTTAACCATCTGTCTCCTAAAGTTCATAGTGAGGTCTTAGCCAACCCACACATGAGCACACgcaagcacacacataaatacatgcttGCACATTCTCAGAGTCCAGCTGCAGGGGTGAGCAGGGCTGTGGATTAGCCAAAAGGCAAACAAGGTTTCCCTTTGTCTTTGTTGTcactggttttctgtttttgtgtttaatGGTCTGCGCTGGGGGCCAGCAGCTGCCTACTGAGGAACTGGAGGGGGAGGGTATTTTCAACTTACCCCATGAAGCTGTGCTATCTCTAGCCATGAATGGCGCCGGCTGGGGGCAGGCTGGTCACACCTCATTCCTGAGTCCCACGTCTCAGCTCAAGAAGTGGGGCCTTGGGACACTACCTCCTGGTCTCTACCCTCATATTTCCCTGGAGAACATACGCTTACATACTAATGTGTGTGCGTGCAGCAATTCTGACCCATATGGCATGTATGCA
This genomic interval carries:
- the Spr gene encoding sepiapterin reductase → MESGGLGCAVCVLTGASRGFGRALAPQLAQLLAPGSVLLLSARSDSALRRLEEELGAQQPGLRVVRAAADLGTEAGLRQVLRAVRELPKPEGLQRLLLINNAGTLGDVSKGVLNVNDPAEVNNYWALNLTSMLCLTSGTLNAFPDSPGLSKTVVNISSLCALQPFKGWGLYCTGKAARDMLCQVLAAEEPSVRVLSYAPGPLDTDMQQLARETSMDPELRNRLQRLKSEGELVDCGTSAQKLLNLLQKDTFQSGAHVDFYDN